The following coding sequences lie in one Fusarium poae strain DAOMC 252244 chromosome 1, whole genome shotgun sequence genomic window:
- a CDS encoding hypothetical protein (BUSCO:43759at5125) yields the protein MADAEEKARKEKIAAAKKRVEQMKKKKKATPSKQTKTEATETPPPESAEEKAEDTPAIEEKPTEEPPKNTDKQAKAPAKEAKKPLKIETKDENDSDSDSDSDSESDSDEENSPAATPSLAQQSKLRSTSFRAGSIASGGAASPFSPDGETAPDIYRKHLARIEELEKENKRLSKEAADSEKRWQKAENELADIREAEGEDSGKTGTHDDGLVDSLKSQMAALERQNAQLQQQVSRGPGHGHRQSVSMATPPADFKAELEAKTATIESMEIEISKLRAQAERHASGSSSEKEQVTALEDKLARAEAAAGKAQRELQDLKRNLERTAEKAVREGSERTSAETKVKTLEHELEEVKNARDELEKKVEALDKKATTLTTLHKEQDSRLQAVKKEKEKAEHQVTELQEKIEKLESENTKLKSRKSLEGGGGLDDEGVDELEDEERQKLERKIRALESEVHELRSGAWIEKRRELEATSPGFQDVDLSGHAISPTHRRKSGAGGIGDFFTSGLNALAGGGDDEFLEDDDMDFDEDAFRKAQEEESKRRIERIKEIKRSLKHWEGWRLDIVDIRRGGNEGVGEIFDV from the exons ggccacTCCATCCAAACAGACAAAGACAGAAGCAACCGAAACCCCTCCGCCCGAGTCTGCTGAGGAGAAAGCCGAAGACACTCCTGCGATCGAAGAGAAACCCACCGAAGAACCTCCCAAGAATACAGACAAGCAAGCGAAGGCGCCTGCCAAAGAGGCAAAGAAGCCACTCAAGATTGAAACCAAAGACGAAAACGACAGTGATAGTGATAGCGACAGCGATAGCGAGAGTGATAGTGATGAAGAAAACTCACCTGCCGCTACTCCATCCCTTGCACAGCAGTCGAAATTGAGGTCTACGTCTTTCCGCGCCGGCTCTATTGCTTCAGGAGGGGCAGCATCTCCCTTTAGCCCCGATGGTGAGACTGCGCCGGACATCTACAGAAAGCACCTGGCTCGGATTGAAGAGCTggaaaaggaaaacaagCGATTATCTAAAGAGGCTGCCGATTCGGAAAAGAGGTGGCAGAAAGCTGAGAATGAGTTGGCTGATATCCGCGAGGCTGAGGGTGAGGACAGTGGCAAGACCGGCACTCATGACGATGGCCTTGTGGATAGCTTG AAGAGCCAAATGGCCGCACTCGAACGTCAAAATGCTCAGCTCCAACAACAAGTGTCGCGTGGACCTGGTCATGGCCATCGCCAGTCCGTATCAATGGCCACACCACCAGCGGATTTCAAGGCTGAGTTGGAGGCCAAAACAGCGACCATTGAGTCCATGGAAATCGAGATTTCAAAACTTAGAGCCCAGGCCGAGCGCCACGCCAGCGGATCATCATCGGAGAAGGAGCAGGTCACTGCTCTCGAGGATAAACTTGCGCGTGCTGAGGCCGCGGCAGGCAAGGCTCAACGCGAGCTTCAGGACCTCAAGCGCAACCTTGAGAGAACAGCAGAGAAGGCAGTGCGCGAGGGTAGCGAGCGGACGAGTGCTGAAACCAAGGTCAAGACTCTCGAGCATGAACTTGAAGAAGTGAAGAACGCGCGTGAcgagcttgagaagaaggtcGAAGCTCTGGATAAGAAAGCCACTACACTTACCACATTACACAAGGAGCAAGATTCTCGTCTACAAGCAGTtaaaaaggagaaggagaaggcgGAACATCAGGTCACTGAGTTGCAAGAAAAgattgagaagctcgaaAGTGAAAACACCAAACTCAAGAGCCGCAAGTCTCTAGAAGGCGGTGGCGGATTGGACGATGAAGGCGTTGACGAGCTTGAGGACGAGGAACGTCAAAAGCTCGAGAGGAAGATCCGAGCTCTCGAGAGCGAGGTTCATGAGCTTCGAAGTGGAGCATGGATTGAAAAACGTCGTGAACTGGAGGCAACCAGCCCAGGTTTCCAAGATGTCGACCTCTCGGGACACGCCATATCTCCGACCCATCGAAGGAAGTCCGGCGCTGGTGGAATCGGTGATTTCTTCACAAGTGGCCTCAATGCACTCGCTggaggtggtgatgatgaattTCTCGAGGACGATGACATGGACTTTGATGAAGATGCGTTCCGCAAGGCGCAAGAGGAAGAATCTAAGAGAAGAATCGAGCGGATTAAAGAGATCAAGCGGTCACTCAAGCATTGGGAAGGCTGGAGGCTGGACATTGTCGATATCAGAAGAGGAGGTAATGAAGGCGTGGGTGAGATCTTTGATGTTTAG
- a CDS encoding hypothetical protein (BUSCO:24768at5125), whose protein sequence is MPVAALASSVSRSLFSSSLRRAAYTPTTIRPVRASFGAIQTISPFAVRTMASSIQKIKVKNPVVELDGDEMTRIIWQVIKDKFIHPYLDIDLKYYDLGLEYRDETNDQVTIDAAEAIKKYSVGVKCATITPDEARVEEFKLKKMWLSPNGTIRNALGGTVFREPIVIPRIPRLVPGWKKPIIIGRHAFGDQYRAKDAVLPGPGKLSMVYTPEGGQPEEIEVFQFKEGGGVAQTQYNTDESITGFAHASFKLAIDKGLPLYMSTKNTILKKYDGRFKDIFQEIYDSTYKKEFEAKKIWYEHRLIDDMVAQMIKSSGGYIMALKNYDGDVQSDIVAQGFGSLGLMTSVLITPDGKTFESEAAHGTVTRHYREHQKGNETSTNPIASIFAWTRGLIQRGKLDDTPDVVAFAESLEQACIDTVDIDGIMTKDLALATGKSERKDYATTNEYLDAVERRLKKTLKEKL, encoded by the exons ATGCCCGTCGCTGCTCTCGCCTCTTCCGTCTCGCGATCTCTATTCTCGTCTTCCTTGCGCCGTGCCGCTTATACTCCTACCACTATCCGTCCTGTTCGCGCTTCATTCGGTGCTATTCAAACCATCTCCCCATTCGCTGTCCGCACAATGGCTTCCTCTATTCAGaagatcaaggtcaagaacccCGTCGTCGAGCTCGACGGTGACGAGATGACCCGCATCATCTGGCAGGTCATCAAGGACAAGTTCATCCACCCCTACCTCGACATCGACCTCAAGTACTATGATCTCGGTCTTGAGTACCGTGACGAGACCAACGATCAGGTCACCATTGATGCTGCTGAGGCCATCAAGAAGTACTCCGTCGGTGTCAAGTGTGCTACCATCACTCCCGATGAGGCTCGTGTTGAGGAGTTCAAGCTGAAGAAGA TGTGGCTTTCTCCCAACGGCACCATCCGAAATGCCCTTGGCGGTACCGTCTTCCGTGAGCCCATTGTCATCCCCCGTATTCCCCGTCTGGTTCCTGGCTGGAAGAAGCCCATCATCATTGGCCGTCACGCCTTCGGTGACCAGTACCGCGCCAAGGATGCTGTCCTGCCCGGTCCTGGTAAGCTCTCCATGGTCTACACCCCCGAGGGTGGCCAGCCTGAGGAGATTGAGGTCTTCCAGTTCAAGGAGGGAGGTGGTGTTGCCCAGACTCAGTACAACACCGACGAGTCCATCACTGGATTCGCTCATGCTTCTTTCAAGCTCGCCATTGACAAGGGTCTCCCTCTCTACATGAGCACCAAGAACACTATCCTCAAGAAGTACGATGGTCGCTTCAAGGACATCTTCCAGGAGATCTACGACTCCACCTACAAGAAGGAGttcgaggccaagaagatctgGTACGAGCACCGCCTCATTGACGACATGGTCGCCCAGATGATCAAGAGCTCCGGTGGTTACATCATGGCTCTTAAGA ACTACGATGGTGATGTCCAGTCCGACATTGTCGCCCAGGGTTTCGGCTCTCTCGGTCTCATGACCTCTGTTCTCATCACCCCCGATGGCAAGACCTTCGAGTCTGAGGCTGCCCACGGCACTGTCACTCGCCACTACCGTGAGCACCAGAAGGGCAACGAGACCTCCACCAACCCCATTGCCTCCATCTTCGCCTGGACCCGTGGTCTCATCCAGCGTGGTAAGCTCGACGACACCCCTGATGTCGTTGCTTTCGCCGAGAGCCTCGAGCAGGCCTGCATTGACACTGTCGACATCGACGGTATCATGACCAAGGATCTTGCCCTTGCCACTGGCAAGTCTGAGCGCAAGGACTATGCCACCACCAACGAGTACCTTGATGCTGTCGAGCGCCGCCTCAAGAAGACCCTCAAGGAGAAGCTGTAA
- a CDS encoding hypothetical protein (BUSCO:44806at5125) produces MDETPIKTEGASRHRAGYKSWKKKYRKMRIVFDQKMHDGEELHKQEDKAAALVKRLAVENDRLLDLLLDINNSPQIPPEKQVEVSLQPPSDSKAPVLPLDEEYNLRQDTPRKRLEDLVKTVPHSTFGTAKETLPQIVGELKAADGEAFPADFLSADDIDNYIYDIDMALDNGTQHLPTLAPRAHPGNHHLSHPHLKNPTSVTNWLRKHAPKIFLQDGEAHGDADDNEGGHTGGRKTRGSRGERGGRASTRGKRVSAAVRAVAAERDVDVSMDEEQDVASTPISRGKRKRNNEDDTGYKPRGSSTRPTKKKRKSEAEGTPSARKPKKEKEAPVAQAD; encoded by the exons ATGGACGAGACCCCCATCAAGACCGAGGGCGCCTCTCGCCATCGCGCCGGCTACAAgtcttggaagaagaagtataGAAAGATGCGTATCGTCTTTGACCAAAAGATGCATGACGGCGAGGAGCTACACAAGCAAGAGGACAAGGCCGCGGCGCTCGTCAAGCGCCTGGCTGTAGAGAACGA TCGTCTATTGGATCTATTACTCGATATCAACAATTCCCCACAGATTCCTCCCGAGAAGCAGGTCGAGGTATCCCTTCAGCCTCCATCAGATTCCAAAGCGCCTGTCCTGCCCCTGGATGAAGAATACAACCTACGTCAAGACACCCCCAGAAAAAGACTCGAAGATCTCGTCAAGACCGTTCCGCACTCGACATTCGGCACCGCCAAGGAGACACTACCGCAAATCGTTGGCGAATTGAAGGCTGCGGATGGCGAAGCTTTCCCAGCCGACTTCCTGTCCGCCGATGACATTGACAACTACATCTATGATATCGACATGGCTCTCGACAACGGCACTCAGCACCTCCCCACGCTCGCTCCTCGCGCACATCCCGGCAACCATCACCTCTCACACCCGCATCTCAAGAACCCTACGAGTGTAACGAATTGGCTGCGTAAACATGCCCCCAAGATATTCCTCCAAGACGGCGAAGCACACGGTGATGCGGACGACAATGAGGGTGGTCATACCGGTGGGCGCAAGACGCGCGGCTCACGAGGTGAGCGTGGTGGAAGGGCAAGCACTAGGGGTAAGCGCGTCAGCGCAGCCGTTCGCGCAGTCGCAGCAGAGCGTGATGTTGATGTCAGCATGGACGAGGAGCAAGACGTTGCCTCAACGCCCATCAGCCGCGGTAAGCGCAAGAGAAATAACGAAGACGACACGGGATACAAGCCCCGCGGCTCATCGACAAGGCCGACAAAGAAGAAGCGTAAGAGCGAAGCAGAGGGGACACCCAGTGCGCGCAAgccaaagaaggaaaaggaggCTCCTGTCGCTCAAGCAGATTAG
- a CDS encoding hypothetical protein (BUSCO:8235at5125), with protein sequence MATKGNSLRDRQIASLKKMLNLNETVESSEADEAHANGLLAPVAPILDADGNPIWKVLVFDDLGRDVISSVMRVSDLRAMGVTMHMHIGGSRHPIPDVPVIYLLEPNAQNLQAITSDLQKGLYTPAYINFLSSLPRVLLEDFATQTATTGTSEHIAQLFDQYLNFIVAEPDLFSLGMQKEHTYWALNSAATSDEELDRVVDKIVSGLFSVIATMGVIPIIRCPKGAAAEMVAARLDRKLRDHILNSKENLFSGPRPNASSGTHSSRPVLILLDRNIDLIPMLSHSWTYQSLVHDVLNMKLNRITIETPAEEGNPAKGPTKKGYDLTTNDFFWAKNAGSPFPQVAEDIDAELTKYKEDTAAITKKTGVTDLEDLQADTSASAQHLKAAITLLPEMRERKGILDMHMNILAALLTGIKDRQLDNYFQLEENVVKQTKAQIMEIIKDDNKGTEPVDKLRLFIIWFLSTEQEVNRQEFEGFEKALSEAGADVSCLPYVRQVRATTKMTQLTTINNNTPQPAQTSDLFGRFSSMSSRLTDRLKESGVPTGLSSNFESLISGVKNFLPADRDFTVTKIVESIMDPSSASSSAIAKTEHFLYYDPRSANARGTMPPPSAVRSGGTSAPGGMPGQVPGQTASFGQRRQGFSEAVVFTVGGGSMDEYGNLQEWVSRTGGDRAKKRVVYGSTEMVNAAEFIKDELVTLGKEVAS encoded by the exons ATGGCGACAAAAGGCAATTCTCTTCGCGATCGCCAAATAG CGTCGCTCAAGAAAATGCTCAACTTGAACGAGACTGTCGAATCCTCCGAAGCTGACGAGGCGCATGCTAACGGTCTACTTGCTCCTGTCGCACCCATTCTCGACGCCGATGGCAACCCCATCTGGAAAGTCCTGGTCTTTGACGATCTTGGCCGAGATGTTATCAGCAGCGTAATGCGTGTCAGCGACTTGCGCGCTATGGGCGTAACGATGCACAT GCATATTGGCGGCTCAAGGCACCCCATCCCCGATGTCCCAGTCATTTACCTCCTCGAGCCGAATGCGCAAAACCTGCAGGCCATTACTTCCGACTTGCAAAAAGGACTATACACTCCCGCCTACATCAACTTCCTCTCCTCCCTCCCTCGTGTGCTTCTCGAGGACTTTGCAACACAGACAGCCACAACAGGCACATCCGAACACATTGCTCAGTTGTTCGATCagtatttaaattttattgtGGCTGAACCAGACTTGTTCAGTTTGGGTATGCAAAAGGAGCACACATATTGGGCATTGAACAGTGCAGCCACCAGCGATGAGGAGCTCGACCGAGTAGTGGACAAGATCGTGAGCGGTCTTTTTAGTGTGATCGCCACCATGG GTGTTATTCCCATTATTCGGTGCCCCAAAGGCGCTGCTGCTGAGATGGTCGCTGCTCGACTTGACCGTAAGCTTCGAGACCATATTCTCAACTCCAAGGAAAACCTCTTTTCAGGACCTAGACCGAATGCATCATCCGGCACTCACTCTTCTCGGCCTGTTCTCATTCTTCTCGACAGAAATATTGATTTGATACCGATGCTGTCCCATTCTTGGACATATCAGAGTCTGGTTCACGACGTTCTCAATATGAAGTTAAATCGCATTACTATTGAAACTCCTGCGGAAGAAGGAAATCCGGCAAAGGGGCCTACCAAGAAGGGCTACGATCTTACAACAAACGACTTTTTCTGGGCCAAGAATGCGGGCAGTCCATTCCCCCAAGTGgcggaggatatcgatgCTGAGTTGACCAAATACAAAGAGGATACAGCTGCGATCACAAAGAAAACTGGTGTTACGGATCTCGAGGACCTCCAAGCCGACACTAGCGCCAGCGCTCAACATCTCAAGGCGGCAATAACACTGCTTCCCGAAATGAGAGAACGCAAGGGCATTCTGGATATGCACATGAACATATTGGCAGCTTTGTTGACAGGTATTAAAGACCGTCAGCTCGACAACTACTTTCAGTTGGAGGAGAACGTTGTGAAGCAAACTAAGGCCCAGATTATGGAGATCATCAAGGACGACAACAAAGGCACTGAACCTGTCGACAAACTGCGATTGTTCATCATCTGGTTCTTGAGCACTGAGCAGGAAGTTAATCGACAAGAATTCGAGGGCTTCGAGAAGGCTCTCTCAGAAGCTGGTGCGGATGTCTCATGTCTGCCCTATGTTCGACAGGTTCGCGCAACTACCAAGATGACACAGCTTACCACTATCAATAACAACACCCCTCAACCGGCTCAAACATCGGATCTCTTTGGACGGTTCTCTTCGATGTCTTCGCGTCTCACTGACCGCCTCAAGGAATCAGGAGTTCCCACCGGATTGTCATCCAACTTTGAGAGTCTTATCAGTGGTGTGAAGAACTTCCTTCCCGCTGATCGTGATTTTACTGTTACCAAGATCGTTGAGTCCATCATGGACCCTTCTtctgcctcttcttctgccaTCGCCAAAACAGAACATTTCCTCTACTATGACCCTCGGTCCGCCAACGCTCGAGGCACTATGCCTCCTCCTAGCGCTGTGCGATCGGGAGGCACCAGCGCGCCGGGTGGTATGCCTGGTCAAGTACCTGGCCAAACTGCCAGCTTTGGCCAAAGGCGGCAAGGCTTCAGCGAAGCTGTCGTCTTCACAGTTGGTGGTGGCAGCATGGATGAGTACGGCAACCTGCAGGAGTGGGTGAGTCGCACAGGAGGTGACAGAGCGAAGAAGAGGGTTGTTTATGGTAGCACAGAAATGGTGAATGCTGCAGAATTCATCAAAGACGAGCTGGTCACGTTAGGGAAGGAGGTAGCATCATGA